The following proteins are co-located in the Echinicola sp. 20G genome:
- a CDS encoding DUF3244 domain-containing protein — MKALLTSIFVFGMIFLAKASEPETPAKESLMAVTMVEATNEKVNITFKVPVGKVIVSILDEDNKLLARNKYNAKTPMKIPYNLSELPEGDYSIKIKTKDEVAIYNVETEEKKVVFEMPIVAFGKASDNHTINLTVIGIEQAGTQVDIFDESNNKIASDHVKVEKGFERDYKITNRNVEGLYVRIKDAQGRKKYIYF, encoded by the coding sequence ATGAAAGCATTATTAACATCAATTTTTGTATTTGGAATGATATTCCTAGCAAAAGCTTCAGAACCAGAAACACCAGCGAAAGAAAGTCTTATGGCCGTAACCATGGTCGAGGCAACCAATGAAAAAGTAAACATCACTTTTAAGGTACCAGTAGGCAAAGTAATAGTCTCCATTTTAGATGAGGACAATAAGCTCCTAGCGCGAAATAAATACAATGCGAAGACCCCTATGAAGATTCCTTACAATCTTTCAGAATTACCAGAAGGGGATTACTCTATCAAAATCAAAACTAAGGACGAAGTAGCCATTTATAACGTAGAAACTGAGGAGAAAAAAGTGGTTTTTGAAATGCCGATTGTGGCCTTCGGTAAAGCTTCGGATAATCACACCATTAACCTGACTGTTATTGGTATTGAGCAGGCTGGTACTCAAGTAGATATTTTCGATGAGAGCAACAATAAAATTGCCAGTGATCATGTGAAAGTTGAGAAAGGCTTTGAAAGAGATTATAAAATTACCAACAGAAATGTGGAAGGTTTATATGTACGGATCAAGGATGCCCAAGGGAGAAAGAAATACATTTATTTCTAA
- a CDS encoding thiamine pyrophosphate-dependent enzyme, with protein sequence MSNKTIKMTFDRKSMDDKTLLDLYRSLLLPRKIEEKMLILLRQGKISKWFSGWGQEAISIAAVKALEEDEFILPMHRNLGVFTGRDIPLERLFAQFQGKKSGFTKGRDRSFHFGSIPHHIVGMISHLGPQLAVANGIALAHKLKKNPKATLVFTGDGATSEGDFHEALNVAAVWQLPVIFVVEHNGYGLSTPSEEQFIFKQFIDKGPGYGMEAIKVDGNDILETYQCLSKLAKDIRKKPRPILVEAMTYRMRGHEEASGTKYVPTTYFEEGSSKDPVENFEAFLISEGVLNPKSQSKIINEISIKIEKGLESAFAEMKSEAYSEEEIGDLYKPFAFNPSAADHNQTSEKRFVDAISDGLRQSMQKFPELVLMGQDIGTYGGVFKITNGFIDEFGKERVRNTPLCESAIIGTALGLSINGHKAMVEMQFADFVSCGFNQIVNNLAKIHYRWGQHADVVIRMPTGAGVGAGPFHSQSNEAWFFHTPGLKIVYPSSPFEAKGLLATALEDPNPYLFFEHKALYRAISEQVPDNYYTLEIGKANWVREGKDVSIITYGMGVHWAKAAMEEMDVNGDLLDLRTLLPWDKEAVRKTVEKTGKVIILHEDCLTGGIGGEIAAWIGEHCFESLDAPVMREASLDTPIPFSSNLEENFLPKNRFKEKLQRLLEY encoded by the coding sequence ATGAGCAATAAGACTATCAAGATGACCTTTGACCGAAAATCCATGGATGACAAAACGCTTTTGGATCTCTACCGCTCTTTGCTTCTTCCCAGAAAGATAGAAGAAAAAATGCTTATCCTCCTGAGGCAGGGAAAAATCAGCAAATGGTTTAGCGGATGGGGTCAGGAAGCCATATCCATTGCCGCGGTGAAGGCCTTGGAAGAAGACGAGTTTATATTGCCCATGCACCGAAATCTGGGTGTATTTACAGGTAGGGATATCCCTTTGGAAAGGCTCTTTGCCCAGTTTCAAGGAAAAAAGTCAGGTTTTACCAAAGGCCGTGATCGATCATTTCATTTTGGATCAATACCCCATCATATCGTAGGAATGATTTCCCATCTCGGCCCTCAACTGGCCGTAGCCAATGGAATTGCCCTAGCCCATAAGCTCAAAAAAAATCCGAAGGCCACACTGGTTTTTACTGGAGATGGTGCCACTTCTGAGGGAGACTTCCACGAAGCACTCAATGTGGCTGCTGTCTGGCAACTTCCCGTTATTTTTGTAGTAGAACACAATGGCTATGGTCTTTCAACTCCCAGTGAGGAGCAATTCATATTTAAGCAGTTTATTGATAAAGGCCCAGGTTATGGGATGGAAGCCATCAAAGTGGATGGCAATGATATTCTAGAGACTTACCAGTGTCTGAGCAAACTGGCAAAAGACATCCGCAAAAAACCACGTCCCATTTTAGTAGAAGCCATGACCTATCGAATGCGGGGCCATGAAGAAGCTTCTGGCACTAAGTACGTACCTACAACTTATTTCGAAGAAGGCAGCTCAAAAGACCCTGTGGAGAACTTTGAAGCTTTCTTGATATCGGAGGGCGTCTTAAATCCGAAATCCCAATCAAAGATTATCAATGAAATCTCAATAAAGATTGAAAAGGGACTGGAAAGTGCTTTTGCAGAAATGAAGAGTGAAGCTTATAGTGAAGAAGAAATCGGCGACCTTTATAAGCCTTTTGCTTTCAATCCTAGTGCAGCCGATCACAATCAAACCAGCGAGAAAAGATTTGTTGATGCAATCAGCGATGGGTTAAGGCAAAGCATGCAAAAATTCCCTGAGCTGGTTCTTATGGGTCAAGATATCGGCACCTATGGTGGTGTATTCAAAATCACAAATGGCTTTATTGATGAATTTGGTAAAGAAAGAGTCAGGAATACCCCACTTTGCGAAAGTGCTATCATCGGGACGGCCCTGGGGCTTTCCATCAATGGGCATAAAGCCATGGTGGAAATGCAGTTCGCCGATTTTGTCAGTTGTGGTTTTAATCAAATCGTAAACAATCTAGCCAAAATCCATTACCGATGGGGGCAACATGCAGATGTGGTCATTCGCATGCCCACTGGCGCAGGCGTTGGAGCTGGTCCATTTCACTCCCAATCCAATGAAGCTTGGTTTTTTCACACTCCTGGTTTAAAAATTGTCTATCCATCTTCTCCTTTTGAGGCCAAAGGACTGCTTGCCACAGCCCTTGAAGACCCCAATCCCTATTTATTCTTTGAACACAAAGCACTTTACAGGGCCATCAGCGAGCAGGTTCCTGATAATTATTACACCTTGGAAATTGGAAAAGCAAACTGGGTCAGGGAAGGGAAGGATGTAAGCATCATTACCTATGGCATGGGGGTACATTGGGCCAAGGCTGCAATGGAGGAAATGGATGTCAATGGAGATTTACTGGACCTAAGAACCTTGCTGCCTTGGGACAAAGAGGCGGTAAGGAAAACTGTTGAAAAAACGGGCAAGGTAATTATCCTACATGAAGATTGCCTTACTGGAGGAATTGGCGGAGAAATCGCAGCTTGGATAGGTGAACACTGTTTTGAGTCACTGGATGCACCAGTGATGAGGGAAGCCAGTTTGGACACCCCAATACCTTTCAGTTCAAACTTGGAAGAGAACTTCCTTCCCAAAAATCGCTTCAAAGAAAAACTTCAACGCTTACTGGAATATTAA